From Neisseria musculi, the proteins below share one genomic window:
- a CDS encoding NUDIX hydrolase — protein sequence MNLAETRLSSEPIFKGSFIDIARDTVRLPNGNESTRVVIRHPGAACVLAVTGNGEVVLVRQWRYACGRALLELPAGKLDAGENPAACALRELAEETPYTADSVKLLHTFYTAPGFCDEVMYLYQAEGVREGSTLKNDEDELTETVLMSREAVKTALQNNEIADAKTLAGLQYWLLNS from the coding sequence ATGAATCTGGCCGAAACCCGCCTCAGCTCCGAGCCGATTTTCAAAGGCTCGTTTATCGACATCGCCCGCGACACCGTGCGCCTGCCCAACGGCAACGAAAGCACCCGCGTGGTGATTCGCCACCCCGGTGCCGCCTGCGTGCTGGCCGTTACCGGCAACGGCGAAGTGGTGCTGGTGCGCCAATGGCGTTACGCCTGCGGCCGCGCCCTGCTCGAGCTGCCCGCCGGCAAACTCGATGCCGGCGAAAACCCTGCCGCCTGCGCCCTGCGCGAACTGGCCGAAGAAACGCCCTACACCGCCGACAGCGTGAAACTGCTCCACACTTTCTACACCGCCCCCGGTTTCTGCGATGAAGTGATGTATCTCTACCAAGCCGAAGGCGTGCGCGAAGGCAGCACCCTGAAAAACGATGAAGACGAGCTCACCGAAACCGTGCTGATGAGCCGCGAAGCCGTTAAAACTGCTCTGCAAAACAATGAAATTGCCGATGCCAAAACATTGGCGGGATTGCAATATTGGCTGCTGAACAGTTGA